One genomic region from Augochlora pura isolate Apur16 chromosome 7, APUR_v2.2.1, whole genome shotgun sequence encodes:
- the LOC144473363 gene encoding longitudinals lacking protein-like, producing the protein MAAEENADLPVQAWKIQEQGLPFAELKIPKAYNYVGKKPPGQFGCSRCGRSYMRKDSLQRHVHWECGKEPQFQCPFCPQRCKRKAHWLRHIRRQHIDKMGDMESYLLAYTPKLEID; encoded by the coding sequence ATGGCGGCCGAGGAGAACGCTGATCTGCCGGTGCAAGCGTGGAAGATACAGGAGCAGGGGCTGCCGTTTGCCGAGCTGAAGATACCGAAGGCGTACAATTACGTCGGGAAGAAACCGCCGGGACAGTTCGGTTGCAGCAGATGCGGAAGATCGTACATGAGGAAGGACTCGCTGCAGCGGCACGTCCACTGGGAGTGCGGCAAGGAGCCACAGTTTCAATGCCCGTTTTGCCCGCAGCGTTGCAAACGGAAAGCCCACTGGCTGAGGCACATTCGCCGCCAGCACATCGACAAGATGGGCGACATGGAGTCCTACTTGTTGGCCTACACTCCGAAGCTCGAGATCGATTGA